The Terriglobia bacterium genome has a window encoding:
- the gcvPA gene encoding aminomethyl-transferring glycine dehydrogenase subunit GcvPA, with the protein MNDAQPTVYPYIPNSAPDIKARMLKEVAATSAEDFYEDVPEKLRIRDRMNLPEPLLSEHALKRHVEGILAKNQTAGEHLSFLGAGCWQHQVPAVCDEVNQRSEFLTAYAGEPYDDHGRFQALFEYTSMMGELLNMDVVNVPTYDGYQASATALRMAARITGRSEVLVSRAISSGKLSKIRDYLKPDLDIGIIDYDRLTGHMNLEALRTAISSETAAVYFENPSYLGAIEVAGDRISSAAHDVGAICVVGVNPISLGVLTPPADYGADIVCGDIQPLGMHMQYGGGQAGFIATRDEEKYVMEYPSRLFGITSTRVEGEYGFGDVAYERTSFALREKGKEWVGTAAALWGITAGVYLALMGPQGMVEIGEGIMARARYAMLELARINGIQTPFFHSPHFGEFVVNLGDTGRKVADVNRELLKRGIFGGKDLSGEFPELGESALYSVTEIHTKEDIDRLAQTLREVCA; encoded by the coding sequence ATGAACGACGCACAGCCGACTGTCTACCCCTACATCCCGAACTCCGCACCAGATATAAAGGCGCGGATGCTGAAGGAGGTCGCGGCAACAAGCGCGGAGGACTTCTACGAGGATGTGCCCGAAAAACTCCGGATCCGGGATCGGATGAACCTGCCTGAACCTCTGCTTTCCGAACATGCCCTGAAACGGCACGTGGAAGGCATCCTTGCCAAAAACCAGACCGCAGGGGAGCATCTCAGCTTTCTCGGCGCCGGCTGCTGGCAGCACCAGGTGCCGGCCGTATGCGACGAGGTCAACCAGCGCAGCGAGTTTCTGACCGCCTATGCCGGCGAGCCCTACGACGATCACGGCCGCTTCCAGGCACTTTTCGAGTACACCAGCATGATGGGGGAGCTGTTGAACATGGATGTCGTCAACGTCCCGACCTACGACGGCTACCAGGCGAGTGCGACCGCGCTGCGCATGGCTGCCCGCATCACAGGAAGGAGCGAGGTGCTCGTCTCCCGGGCCATAAGCAGCGGAAAACTCTCGAAAATAAGGGACTACCTCAAGCCCGACCTCGACATCGGGATTATCGACTACGACCGCCTCACCGGCCACATGAACCTCGAGGCGCTCAGGACCGCAATTTCTTCTGAAACCGCTGCCGTCTATTTCGAGAATCCTTCCTACCTCGGAGCCATCGAGGTGGCAGGCGACAGAATATCCAGCGCGGCCCACGATGTCGGAGCTATCTGCGTTGTCGGCGTCAACCCGATCTCGCTGGGAGTGCTGACTCCTCCGGCCGACTATGGCGCGGACATCGTCTGCGGCGACATTCAGCCTCTCGGCATGCACATGCAGTACGGTGGCGGCCAAGCGGGGTTCATCGCCACGCGCGACGAGGAAAAATACGTCATGGAGTATCCGTCACGGCTATTCGGAATTACCTCCACGCGAGTGGAAGGGGAATACGGCTTCGGCGACGTTGCTTATGAAAGGACTTCGTTTGCGCTCAGGGAAAAGGGCAAAGAGTGGGTAGGCACGGCAGCTGCCCTCTGGGGCATCACAGCAGGAGTCTATCTGGCTCTCATGGGCCCCCAGGGCATGGTGGAAATCGGCGAGGGCATCATGGCAAGAGCCAGATATGCGATGTTGGAATTGGCCAGGATAAACGGCATCCAGACTCCCTTTTTCCATTCCCCTCACTTTGGGGAGTTTGTCGTCAACCTTGGCGACACCGGCAGGAAGGTTGCCGATGTCAACCGGGAGCTGTTGAAGCGCGGCATCTTCGGCGGAAAAGATCTGTCGGGCGAATTTCCCGAACTGGGCGAGAGCGCGCTCTACAGTGTGACCGAGATTCACACCAAGGAAGACATAGACCGGCTGGCACAGACCTTGCGGGAGGTGTGCGCATGA
- a CDS encoding ArgE/DapE family deacylase gives MDPTIQLLQDLVAVDSVNPSLVAGGAGETRIAAVIAAELQAAGLDVEIMEAAPGRPNVVGILEGRRPGRSLLLCGHMDTVGITGMTAPFDPVVAEGRLYGRGAEDMKGGVAAMLGAARAVAQSGGLPAGRLIIAAVADEEYASLGAEALVARWSADAAVVTEPTGLMIATGHKGFTWVEIVTEGVAAHGSRPREGRDAIFRMARVLARLEVLDRELQSREAHPVMGTASLHASLISGGRELSTYPESCVLRMERRSITGEHGDTALGEVEAILAALRSEDEEFRASARLLFDRLPYEIPAQHFLIPALEDALAGTGRIPNRGGASFWTDAAVLGHGGIPSVIFGPGGGGLHGPEEYVNMDEVLVCRDVLTELARIVCVGEKIRPKGPS, from the coding sequence ATGGACCCAACGATACAGTTGCTCCAAGATCTGGTCGCCGTCGACTCCGTCAATCCGTCGCTCGTAGCCGGCGGCGCCGGGGAAACCCGGATCGCTGCGGTCATCGCGGCGGAGTTGCAAGCCGCGGGGCTCGATGTTGAAATAATGGAGGCCGCTCCCGGACGTCCCAATGTGGTGGGCATCCTCGAAGGACGAAGGCCGGGCCGCTCCCTGTTGCTGTGCGGGCACATGGATACGGTCGGTATCACCGGCATGACGGCCCCGTTTGATCCGGTCGTGGCCGAGGGCCGGCTCTACGGCCGCGGCGCCGAAGACATGAAAGGGGGTGTGGCCGCGATGCTCGGCGCAGCGCGAGCCGTAGCCCAAAGCGGAGGCCTGCCGGCAGGGAGGCTGATCATCGCCGCCGTGGCCGACGAGGAGTATGCCAGCCTGGGGGCGGAGGCGCTGGTTGCCCGCTGGAGTGCCGACGCGGCCGTGGTCACGGAACCCACTGGTCTGATGATAGCGACAGGACACAAGGGATTTACCTGGGTTGAAATTGTCACCGAAGGCGTCGCTGCCCATGGCAGCCGCCCGCGCGAAGGCCGGGACGCGATTTTCCGCATGGCGCGCGTCCTGGCACGCCTTGAGGTGCTTGACCGCGAGCTGCAGTCCAGGGAAGCGCACCCGGTGATGGGAACCGCATCATTGCATGCCTCGCTGATCAGCGGCGGGCGCGAGCTCAGCACCTACCCCGAGAGCTGCGTGCTTCGGATGGAGCGCCGTTCGATCACCGGGGAGCATGGTGATACTGCGCTGGGCGAGGTGGAGGCAATCCTCGCGGCTCTCCGCTCGGAGGATGAAGAGTTTCGGGCATCCGCGAGGCTCCTGTTTGACCGGCTTCCGTACGAGATCCCGGCCCAGCATTTTCTCATCCCTGCCCTCGAGGACGCGCTCGCCGGAACGGGGCGCATTCCGAACCGCGGCGGTGCGTCCTTTTGGACCGATGCGGCGGTTCTCGGGCATGGGGGCATCCCGTCGGTCATTTTCGGACCCGGCGGAGGCGGACTCCACGGACCCGAGGAATACGTCAACATGGATGAAGTGCTGGTTTGTCGCGATGTTCTCACGGAGCTCGCGCGCATCGTTTGTGTTGGAGAGAAAATCAGGCCGAAAGGACCTTCGTAA
- a CDS encoding cation transporter yields MSERDRLIRRGFHLSIFTVIWNVIEGVVGIASGIAAGSVALVGFGVDSFVETASGIVVGWRFSYEMSGRLQEQVEKAERWAARLTSALLLLLAVYLLLDSCRRLLGFGREPAPSVIGIALTVISLVVMPLLARAKLRTAEKLGSRALHADSYETIACAWLSATTLCGLLLNTLLGWWWADPVAALALIPLIVREGLENLRSKAD; encoded by the coding sequence ATGTCGGAACGAGATCGTCTGATTCGGCGCGGCTTTCATCTGTCCATTTTCACGGTTATCTGGAATGTGATCGAGGGGGTGGTGGGTATCGCCTCAGGCATTGCCGCCGGGTCGGTCGCGCTCGTCGGATTCGGTGTCGACTCGTTTGTCGAAACCGCCAGCGGGATCGTCGTGGGTTGGCGCTTCTCTTACGAGATGAGTGGCCGCTTGCAGGAGCAGGTGGAAAAAGCGGAGCGCTGGGCGGCGCGGCTGACCAGCGCACTCCTGCTGCTGTTGGCTGTGTATCTGCTGCTCGATTCATGCCGTCGTCTGCTGGGTTTTGGTCGCGAACCGGCGCCCAGTGTGATCGGCATCGCGCTGACCGTCATCTCCCTCGTCGTCATGCCGCTTCTGGCGCGCGCCAAGCTGAGGACTGCCGAAAAGCTGGGAAGCAGGGCGCTCCATGCCGACTCTTACGAGACCATAGCATGCGCTTGGCTCTCCGCCACGACGCTTTGCGGCCTGCTATTGAATACCTTGCTCGGCTGGTGGTGGGCCGATCCGGTTGCGGCACTCGCGCTCATCCCGCTGATCGTACGCGAAGGCCTGGAAAACCTCCGCAGCAAGGCAGACTGA
- the gcvPB gene encoding aminomethyl-transferring glycine dehydrogenase subunit GcvPB — translation MKTQEPTQPSPDQRKRRLRQYHQAQWNEPVIFELDCPGQRGILVPEVQEGIKNAVGDVRVTLPAVMRRTVPPALPELSQLHVLRHYLRLSQENLGVDLNIDVGQGTCTMKYSPKVNDQLARMPKMADLHPLQDENTVQGILEIMYRFEQMLKEISGMDQFSLQPAAGSAAIYTNASMIRAFHHARGDFDRDEIITTIFSHPSNAACARTAGFKITTLYPDADGYPDLPALKAAVSERTAGLLITNPEDTGIFNPRIEEFVKAIHGAGGLCSYDQANANGILGITRAREAGFDLCHFNLHKTFSSPHGCGGPAVGATGVTRKLARFLPVPVIEFDGRRYHLNYDRPESIGKVGPFYGVAPVVLRSYAWVMSLGARGLREVAEIAVLNNNYLLKKMLEIPGVSAPYARGRRRIEQMRYSWESLSNETGVHSEEIGLRAADFGVHYWTSHHPYVVPEPCTLEPTESYSKDDLDEYVGILAHVAEEARSDPERVKSAPHNSTVHTIDHSPLDDPSRWAMTWRAYLRKNRGKRENS, via the coding sequence ATGAAGACCCAGGAACCGACCCAACCATCGCCGGATCAGCGCAAGCGCCGGCTGAGACAGTATCATCAAGCTCAATGGAACGAGCCGGTGATCTTTGAGCTCGACTGCCCCGGTCAACGAGGAATCCTCGTGCCGGAAGTGCAGGAGGGCATCAAAAATGCCGTCGGAGATGTGCGGGTGACCTTGCCTGCAGTCATGCGCAGGACGGTGCCGCCCGCTTTGCCCGAACTCTCGCAGCTTCACGTGCTCAGGCACTACCTGAGGCTCTCCCAGGAGAACCTCGGCGTGGACCTGAACATAGACGTGGGCCAGGGCACGTGCACGATGAAGTACAGCCCCAAGGTCAATGACCAGTTGGCCAGAATGCCGAAGATGGCCGACCTGCACCCGTTGCAGGACGAAAATACCGTCCAGGGGATTCTCGAGATCATGTACCGGTTCGAGCAAATGCTCAAGGAGATCTCGGGAATGGATCAATTCTCACTGCAGCCTGCCGCGGGGTCCGCCGCGATCTACACCAACGCCTCGATGATCAGGGCCTTCCACCACGCCCGTGGCGACTTCGACCGCGACGAAATCATAACCACGATCTTCTCGCACCCTTCCAATGCCGCGTGCGCCCGAACTGCAGGATTCAAAATCACCACTCTCTATCCCGACGCAGACGGCTATCCGGACCTGCCCGCCCTGAAAGCAGCTGTTTCCGAGCGCACCGCCGGCCTGTTGATCACCAATCCGGAAGATACGGGGATCTTCAATCCGAGGATCGAGGAGTTCGTCAAAGCTATCCACGGCGCTGGCGGATTGTGCTCTTACGACCAGGCAAACGCCAACGGCATCCTCGGTATCACCAGGGCCCGTGAAGCGGGTTTCGACCTGTGCCACTTCAACCTTCACAAGACGTTTTCATCGCCTCATGGGTGCGGCGGCCCGGCCGTGGGCGCCACGGGCGTAACGCGTAAGTTGGCCCGGTTTCTGCCGGTCCCCGTCATCGAGTTTGACGGCCGCAGGTATCATCTCAACTATGATCGGCCGGAGAGCATCGGCAAGGTGGGCCCGTTCTACGGCGTCGCGCCTGTTGTCCTGCGTTCCTACGCCTGGGTCATGTCGCTCGGCGCGCGCGGCTTGAGAGAGGTCGCAGAAATCGCTGTTCTCAACAATAATTATCTGCTCAAGAAAATGCTGGAGATCCCGGGCGTGAGCGCCCCTTACGCTCGGGGGAGGCGCCGCATCGAGCAGATGCGTTACAGCTGGGAGAGTTTGTCCAATGAGACGGGCGTGCATTCCGAGGAAATCGGGTTGCGGGCGGCGGACTTCGGGGTCCATTACTGGACCAGCCACCACCCCTACGTAGTGCCGGAACCCTGCACGCTCGAACCGACAGAGTCCTATTCCAAAGATGACCTCGACGAATATGTCGGCATCCTGGCGCATGTCGCTGAAGAGGCGCGGAGCGATCCCGAACGGGTCAAGAGCGCCCCTCACAACAGCACTGTCCACACTATCGATCACTCTCCCCTCGACGACCCGTCTCGCTGGGCGATGACCTGGCGTGCCTATCTGAGAAAGAACCGGGGCAAAAGAGAGAATTCATAA
- a CDS encoding SDR family oxidoreductase — MNELAGKCAIVTGGASGIGRATALLFAQEGAAVSIADIDRTAGTVVATLIEDQGGRAIFVPCDVTRAIDCERAVRQSVTELGGLDILFNNAGIIRRATVVEATEEEWDRVMAVNLKSVFLFSKFAIPVMARGGGGVIINTSSGWGLAGGRKAASYCASKGAVVLLTKAMALDHAPQNIRVNCICPGDTDTPMLRQEANQLGEAVNAFLEEAAQRPLGRIGTPDDIARAALYLASGASSFVTGTTLVVDGGGLAG; from the coding sequence ATGAATGAGCTCGCAGGCAAGTGCGCAATTGTTACTGGAGGGGCATCAGGAATCGGCCGCGCGACGGCATTGCTTTTTGCGCAGGAAGGAGCGGCTGTATCGATTGCGGATATCGATCGGACGGCCGGTACCGTTGTCGCCACACTGATTGAAGACCAGGGTGGTCGGGCGATATTCGTGCCTTGTGATGTAACGCGCGCGATCGACTGTGAACGCGCGGTGCGGCAATCCGTGACGGAACTAGGAGGCCTCGATATTCTCTTCAACAATGCCGGCATCATCCGGCGCGCCACGGTCGTGGAAGCGACCGAAGAGGAATGGGACCGCGTCATGGCGGTCAATTTGAAATCGGTCTTCCTGTTCTCGAAGTTTGCCATTCCTGTCATGGCCCGCGGCGGTGGCGGCGTGATCATCAACACGTCTTCAGGTTGGGGGCTGGCCGGCGGCCGGAAGGCCGCCTCCTACTGCGCCTCGAAGGGGGCCGTCGTGCTTCTGACCAAAGCAATGGCTCTCGATCATGCCCCGCAGAACATTCGCGTCAACTGCATCTGCCCGGGGGATACCGACACACCCATGCTGCGGCAGGAAGCCAACCAGCTCGGCGAAGCTGTCAATGCCTTTCTTGAAGAAGCCGCGCAGCGCCCGCTCGGGCGCATCGGTACTCCCGACGATATCGCGAGAGCGGCGCTATATCTCGCCAGCGGCGCCTCATCTTTCGTCACCGGCACCACCCTGGTCGTCGACGGGGGCGGACTGGCAGGCTGA
- a CDS encoding DUF2891 domain-containing protein, whose product MLNPSSNLVLTRGQASHFAALALKGICREYPNKPDHVLNDAADLRGPKELHPAFYGCFDWHSSVHGHWMLVRLVRLLPGLPQEHESRTVLNAHLTAENLRAEAAYLNAPNRQSFERTYGWAWLLKLAEELHGWRDDDGRHWSANLQPLSNAFVSRYLDFMPKQNYPIRTGVHPNTAFGLAFALDYARALADRTLETLIAERSRTYFLQDSDYPASWEPGGEDFFSPSLMEADLMRRVLVPAEFRAWFQRFLPVLSRGEPKSLLEPAFVIDRSDPKLVHLDGLNLSRAWCMRHIACALPGEDPTGRILAASASQHAAAALSHVASGDYLAEHWLASFAVYLLSTWERQEMAISQ is encoded by the coding sequence ATGTTGAATCCCAGCTCAAATCTCGTATTGACCCGGGGGCAGGCATCGCATTTTGCAGCTCTCGCTCTCAAAGGGATATGCAGGGAATATCCAAACAAACCGGATCATGTGTTGAACGACGCCGCCGACCTGCGCGGTCCTAAGGAACTCCATCCGGCGTTCTACGGGTGCTTCGATTGGCACTCCTCCGTGCACGGGCACTGGATGCTGGTGCGGCTTGTGCGCCTCCTCCCCGGGCTCCCCCAGGAACACGAGTCCCGCACGGTGCTCAACGCACATCTCACCGCCGAGAACCTGCGCGCCGAGGCAGCCTATCTGAACGCGCCTAACCGCCAATCTTTCGAGCGCACCTACGGATGGGCGTGGCTGCTCAAGCTCGCCGAAGAGTTGCACGGCTGGAGAGATGATGACGGCAGGCACTGGTCCGCCAACTTGCAGCCGCTGTCGAACGCCTTCGTCTCCCGGTACCTGGATTTCATGCCTAAGCAGAACTACCCGATCCGCACCGGCGTGCATCCCAACACGGCCTTCGGTCTCGCTTTCGCCCTGGATTATGCACGTGCCCTGGCGGACCGCACGTTGGAGACGCTCATCGCGGAACGATCCCGGACTTATTTCCTGCAAGACTCAGACTACCCGGCATCCTGGGAGCCGGGTGGCGAGGATTTCTTTTCGCCTTCCTTGATGGAGGCGGATCTGATGCGGCGCGTGCTCGTGCCTGCGGAGTTTCGTGCCTGGTTTCAGCGCTTCTTGCCGGTCCTCAGCCGGGGCGAGCCCAAATCCCTGCTCGAACCGGCATTCGTCATCGACCGGAGCGATCCCAAGCTGGTGCATCTCGACGGCCTCAACCTGAGCCGGGCATGGTGCATGCGCCACATCGCCTGTGCTCTGCCCGGAGAGGATCCCACAGGTCGGATTCTGGCGGCCTCGGCCAGCCAACACGCAGCAGCGGCCCTGTCACACGTGGCCAGCGGCGATTATCTCGCTGAACATTGGCTTGCTTCCTTCGCGGTCTACCTGCTGTCAACCTGGGAGCGTCAGGAGATGGCCATCAGTCAATAA
- a CDS encoding Hsp70 family protein, whose product MRLGIDFGTTRTVVAAVDRGNYPVISFQTEAGDMQAWYPSLIGVRGGQTVFGLEAQAHQGEPGWCFLRSLKRSLIELSPDATVTLGGRPTAIFDLLVQYLARLRRDLYECSNLEVKSKEPLEAQIAIPANANSNQRFLTLEGFRRAGFRVLGMINEPSAAGIEYAHSHIKNEWTARKEYLVVYDLGGGTFDASVIGLANHYHEVVTDEGIACLGGDDVDVLLLDLALSRASCRQELSETARYYLLEECRRQKEGLHPNTRKIAIDLARAIEGSGTVIVTTEELYARCAPLVEQTITAMEAAMGRARQRSGVAWGGVETIYLVGGSSDLPIVGRMLRERYGRRVRRSPYPYSATAIGLAIAADAEAGHQLKERFTRHFGVWREAESGRRVVFDPIFPKDTPLPERSKPSLAHTRIYHPAHNVAHFRYLECSRLTEDGQPAGDITPWDEIVFPVDPALRAASKPDIVEVRRADEFASQLIEERYLCNPHGIIEVTITDQTTFYQQKYRLRQPTVMKQQKSVAKKR is encoded by the coding sequence ATGCGACTAGGCATTGACTTTGGCACAACACGAACCGTGGTGGCTGCCGTGGATCGTGGCAACTACCCGGTGATCAGTTTTCAGACTGAGGCCGGGGACATGCAGGCATGGTACCCCTCTCTGATCGGCGTGCGAGGCGGCCAGACGGTGTTTGGCCTCGAGGCCCAGGCGCATCAGGGCGAACCAGGGTGGTGTTTCCTCCGATCCTTGAAGAGATCCCTCATCGAGCTCTCCCCCGATGCGACCGTTACGCTCGGCGGCCGGCCCACAGCCATCTTTGATCTCCTGGTCCAATACCTGGCCCGCCTGCGCCGGGATCTGTATGAATGTTCCAACCTGGAGGTAAAATCCAAGGAACCGCTCGAGGCACAGATCGCCATCCCCGCCAACGCCAACAGCAATCAGCGCTTCCTGACCCTGGAAGGTTTCCGGCGCGCCGGCTTCCGGGTCCTGGGCATGATCAACGAGCCTTCGGCCGCGGGCATCGAGTACGCCCACAGCCATATCAAGAACGAATGGACCGCTCGCAAAGAATACCTTGTGGTGTACGACCTTGGGGGCGGAACCTTTGATGCGTCCGTCATCGGGCTGGCAAACCACTATCACGAGGTGGTAACCGACGAGGGAATCGCCTGCCTGGGCGGCGACGACGTCGATGTACTTTTGCTCGACCTGGCTCTGTCGCGCGCTTCGTGCAGGCAGGAGCTCTCCGAGACGGCCCGTTATTACCTGCTCGAGGAATGCCGCCGGCAGAAGGAAGGCCTGCATCCCAACACGCGCAAGATTGCAATCGATCTCGCCAGGGCCATCGAGGGCAGCGGCACCGTGATTGTGACCACGGAAGAGTTGTATGCGCGCTGCGCACCGCTGGTGGAACAGACCATCACGGCCATGGAGGCAGCCATGGGGCGCGCACGCCAGCGGTCAGGTGTGGCCTGGGGTGGTGTCGAAACCATTTACCTGGTCGGCGGCTCCAGCGACCTGCCGATCGTCGGCCGCATGCTGCGCGAACGCTACGGCCGCCGTGTGCGCCGCTCCCCCTATCCGTATTCCGCCACCGCCATCGGCCTGGCCATCGCAGCGGACGCCGAGGCGGGGCACCAGCTCAAGGAGCGGTTCACGCGTCACTTCGGCGTCTGGCGCGAGGCCGAATCAGGCCGCCGTGTCGTCTTCGACCCGATCTTTCCCAAAGACACGCCCCTTCCCGAACGGTCGAAACCATCGCTCGCTCACACACGCATCTACCATCCCGCCCATAACGTCGCCCATTTCCGCTACTTGGAGTGCAGTCGTTTGACCGAGGACGGACAGCCCGCCGGCGACATCACGCCGTGGGACGAGATTGTCTTCCCTGTTGATCCGGCGCTGCGTGCTGCATCCAAACCCGACATCGTCGAAGTGCGCCGGGCTGATGAGTTCGCCTCGCAGCTAATCGAAGAGCGTTATCTGTGCAATCCCCACGGCATTATCGAAGTGACCATCACAGACCAGACGACATTCTATCAACAGAAGTACCGGCTGCGCCAGCCGACCGTCATGAAGCAACAAAAATCAGTTGCTAAAAAGCGGTGA
- a CDS encoding TlpA family protein disulfide reductase — MRRTFLLLMLASTLPISSGSLAQQKRSLPEVNAAGLKKAVAEQKGKVLFVNFWATWCAPCVAEFPDIVKLYKKYHARGLEVIAVSFDTEAPVAIPFLDRQKADFINLLKSPKQDDDAFINGFDKQWLGALPATWLFDQNGKLVFYVMGKFDPVALDRQIATLLAHG; from the coding sequence ATGCGGCGAACCTTCCTGTTGTTGATGTTGGCATCGACCCTGCCGATCTCGAGTGGCAGCCTGGCCCAGCAGAAGCGATCCCTGCCGGAAGTGAACGCCGCGGGGTTGAAAAAGGCAGTGGCTGAACAAAAAGGTAAAGTGCTGTTCGTAAATTTCTGGGCCACGTGGTGTGCACCGTGCGTTGCTGAGTTTCCGGACATCGTGAAGCTCTATAAGAAATACCATGCCAGGGGCCTGGAAGTGATTGCCGTGTCATTTGATACGGAGGCCCCTGTTGCGATTCCCTTCCTCGACAGGCAGAAGGCGGATTTCATCAACCTGCTGAAGAGTCCGAAACAGGACGATGACGCATTCATAAACGGCTTCGACAAGCAATGGCTTGGCGCATTGCCCGCCACCTGGCTCTTCGATCAGAATGGCAAGTTGGTTTTCTACGTCATGGGTAAATTCGATCCGGTCGCTCTTGACAGGCAAATCGCCACCCTGCTCGCACACGGATAG
- a CDS encoding VWA domain-containing protein: protein MKFLRNLILISVVAMSGSLTTAFQTTVAQGQGVVQTQQPGPPGTFRVHVRLIPVDVIVTDPRDHPITDLKREDFQILENGRPQEIRHFSVQTFTADAPLPGQRPLLRNVPTLELAPQLARTFLFLMGRGRHQTPLKAVDALIQFVRKDLLPQDRVAVFAYNSATDFTTDHERIAQVLERYKKANDKIESWLELHLRGLATVYGIKDVPKSVQPEIDRIFATTQTLASRQVPPGRITEKGTIIRDWDRAADVFLRDTDRASETDARRAVADQIAEDGGPGSQIMQNMIRFDTIDAAFVTFSLPFDEFAPKAGGSFQDLQNLFTCIEYLRYMEGEKHLIFFSGDGLLFPNGNVEYDKGLVAMSNDARVAIHSFQTSGTFADPEIVPTKGVVLPTQPRGSTSPVSPPPPVLSQTNWSRSFMLSTLGSFSALTGGRATIGVDIGKALDRLDETTRVEYLLGYYPKDERWDGQYRQIQVKLNRPGTKVSFRHGYYARDTLRPYDREEFLAFSRISAAGAYESEVGDIPLKITAAREAGSQPQIKVDLQIDPEKVGFKMVDLRHVGRLRIAIFYADANGNSLGDDWKTVDMELQEDSYQQIMQSGIKYSALIPLKAPNQILKVVVYDTVGDRVGSKLVKFK from the coding sequence ATGAAGTTCCTTAGAAATCTGATATTGATCTCAGTTGTCGCAATGTCAGGTTCACTGACGACCGCCTTTCAAACCACTGTCGCGCAAGGCCAGGGTGTGGTGCAGACACAACAACCCGGCCCCCCGGGAACTTTTCGTGTCCACGTGCGGCTGATCCCGGTGGATGTGATCGTCACCGATCCGCGCGATCACCCGATAACGGATTTGAAGCGGGAGGACTTCCAGATCCTCGAGAACGGTCGTCCCCAGGAGATCCGGCACTTCTCGGTGCAGACCTTCACTGCAGATGCACCGCTACCAGGCCAGCGCCCGTTGCTGCGGAATGTTCCCACTCTTGAACTCGCACCGCAGCTGGCACGCACCTTTCTCTTCTTGATGGGGCGAGGACGTCATCAGACGCCGCTGAAGGCTGTGGACGCATTGATTCAGTTCGTGCGCAAGGATCTTTTGCCCCAGGATCGCGTGGCAGTATTTGCTTACAACAGTGCCACTGACTTCACCACTGATCACGAGCGGATTGCACAGGTGCTTGAGCGCTACAAAAAGGCAAACGACAAGATCGAGTCCTGGCTGGAGTTGCACCTGCGCGGTCTCGCGACCGTTTACGGGATCAAGGATGTTCCCAAGTCCGTTCAACCTGAAATAGACAGGATCTTCGCGACCACTCAAACGCTGGCATCCCGGCAGGTGCCGCCGGGGCGGATTACGGAGAAGGGCACGATCATCAGAGACTGGGACCGTGCCGCGGATGTCTTCCTGAGGGATACGGACAGGGCATCTGAAACAGATGCGCGCAGGGCGGTCGCTGACCAAATAGCCGAGGATGGAGGACCGGGATCGCAGATAATGCAGAACATGATCAGGTTTGACACCATCGACGCGGCGTTTGTCACTTTTTCCCTGCCGTTTGACGAGTTCGCCCCCAAGGCCGGAGGATCCTTCCAGGATCTGCAAAACCTCTTTACCTGCATTGAATATCTGCGGTACATGGAAGGTGAAAAGCACCTGATTTTTTTCAGCGGTGACGGGCTCCTGTTTCCGAACGGCAATGTGGAATACGATAAGGGCCTCGTCGCCATGTCAAACGATGCGCGCGTGGCAATCCACTCATTCCAAACCAGCGGCACTTTTGCGGATCCCGAGATTGTCCCCACAAAAGGAGTCGTACTTCCCACTCAGCCTAGGGGATCGACCTCCCCGGTGTCGCCTCCGCCACCGGTGCTCTCGCAAACAAACTGGAGCAGATCTTTCATGCTCTCCACCCTGGGAAGTTTCTCAGCGCTGACAGGGGGACGCGCAACCATCGGCGTGGACATCGGCAAGGCGCTTGACCGCCTCGACGAAACCACGCGCGTCGAGTACCTGCTCGGCTATTATCCTAAGGATGAGCGTTGGGATGGCCAGTACCGGCAGATTCAGGTGAAACTGAACCGACCCGGCACGAAGGTATCTTTCAGACACGGCTACTACGCCCGCGACACGCTGCGGCCTTACGATCGCGAGGAATTTCTCGCATTCAGCCGGATTTCCGCAGCCGGAGCCTACGAATCCGAAGTCGGGGACATTCCCCTGAAGATCACCGCGGCAAGAGAGGCGGGCAGCCAACCGCAGATTAAAGTCGACCTGCAGATCGATCCCGAGAAGGTCGGATTCAAGATGGTCGACCTGCGCCATGTGGGCAGGCTGCGCATTGCCATCTTCTACGCCGATGCCAACGGCAATAGTCTCGGGGACGACTGGAAAACTGTCGACATGGAGCTGCAGGAAGATAGCTATCAGCAGATCATGCAGTCAGGAATCAAGTACTCCGCGCTTATTCCGCTCAAAGCGCCAAACCAAATCCTCAAAGTGGTTGTCTACGACACGGTGGGCGACCGAGTGGGCAGCAAGCTGGTCAAGTTCAAGTAG